The Silene latifolia isolate original U9 population unplaced genomic scaffold, ASM4854445v1 scaffold_119, whole genome shotgun sequence genome contains the following window.
GGATTCACAGTTTGTTTAAATAAGCTGTAAATGCTAAGCTTGTAATATGACATTGTACTTCATTCACCATTGAAGTGGGTTTAAGTATGTAACTAATGGTTTgattaattgttgaatgtctaCCTTATTAGATTGTTTCCGAACTGACATGTCTGTTGTTCATCTGACTATGTTTGTTTGGGAGAGACTATGATTTATACAAAGAAATTAGTGTGATTTTCCCATCTTTTGCTATGATGATCAATTGTTGGCTCTCGATTTGGCTTTTAATAGTATAGATGTTTTTAATAGTAGATGTTAGATGTTAGAAATGTTGGGTGCGATCATGCCTCGTAAATGACGTAATGTTGTAAAGGATAATAGGATATAGTAGAGTGCTTTTGGGTGAAGTTGCAAAAGAATTGGTAATGTGAGTTATTTGCAATCACCTCAAGGGAATAATTCACTGTTTTGGAACCTTTCTAGGGCCTCTGTCCGATACTTAAAAATGCGAGTACATTATTTATTTCACTCCTGTAGTAGATACGGCTAGGATGGTGTTTTTATCTCCATACAATTTCTAATCAGGGCATGACTATTAGTCTACTACCCTTGTTTGTTGAACTTTGATGAAAATTTAAAATTGCGATTGATGTAAGATTTGAATTTAAACTTACTAAATGTTGAATATCTTTCTCTCTCTTGTGTTATCTGACTTTTGAGTATCGATTTGTTTGCCTCGGTAATGGTGTTTTAGTTTGGAGTTAATGTAATCCATGTAAATTGGTAGGAGTAGGACTTGGTTTTCTGTATTTATATGAATGGTATTATTTCATGAAAGATTTTGAGGCATGGCCTTAGTTTCTTCTCCTAGCAACAGATGGTCCTTTTTTTCTGAAAAATTCTGGTCACTACAATTGCTAATATCATACATATAATTATTATGCTTGTAAATATAGACTTTTGACTGGATGCTGTTTCCTTAACCTCTTCCCAAACTCCAAATGTGTGTTCGCCATGTGTCCTGTTAAAGGTTGTACCATGATTTATAATAAGGGGTCAGTTTGCTTCAGTTGGATCGTTGATATTACCATACGAGGCTCATATGGTGGAAAAATACCTGGTGACTTCCTGCCTCCCTGCACTCTTTCTCTACCTTATAAAGCAAACTTTTACTCATTTAAATTCTGTCTCTGTTTTTTCATGGTATGCACCCAttgggagatgttttattttcatttcgaGTCATCTTTAAACAATCTTCTCGTGTTCTTATACATGGGTACTTGACCTTCTTAACCTACCATAGGCAGGAGACTTTAAGTAATTTTTGTAACGTTGTTTGTGCTCGGGAGAAGAGTGTTACCTCTGTGCCTCTCTTTTCCGTTGGTGATTGTATTTTGGACACGTCTTCATTTTATGCCTCATCAATGAAGATCTTGTTTATTTACTTACACTATGTTGCTATTTAGTTTGCTTTGTGGTTTAATTCAATGCATTtgcttgcttctcatttgaactCTCACCTGCAGATAACTTTATTTTACGTTGCTGTCCTTGTTGGACTTCTTCAGCGATTTCCAGTGAACTTTTCACAggtatgctttttttttttgcccCGTCCGCCGCTCCGCCCTGCGCTTCCTTTTCTTGAAATCTTTTAAAGAGATTTGTGGTAAAACTGAGTACTGTAATAATATGTTCAGCAGACAACAGGTAACCTTAGGACCCGCAAACCAGGGAGTTCTGGTGGTGCAAAAGTCTCTGAGGTGGGAGAAACCGTGACCTTTGCAGATGTTGCAGGTGTTGATGAGGCGAAAGAGGAATTAGAAGAAATTGTGGTATGTGTAAACTAAAAGGAGAATGTTGTGCATTGCTTAGGGTGAGTCTGATatgataagtttttttttttgtactgtTCAGGAATTCCTTAGGAACCCAGACAGGTACATACGACTTGGAGCGCGTCCTCCTCGCGGTGTGTTACTGGTAAGTTGATTTACAATGTTTTAGGTTACATGAACTCTGTGAAAGTAAGATTTAAATAGGAACTAATCCTGATAGTTTTGGGTCTCGAACCCTCGGCATGTTCTTTCTGTTAGtataaaccttttttttttttttttttttttttttttttttttttcctttatttAAGGGATGGTGGGACAAATTCGTTAGGCGTTTTTTTAGAGTATTATTATTTGACATTACATGTCAATTTTCAATTATTAGTTCCCGTCATCGGATGATCTGATGGTTCATTTTTACAAATGGTTCCAAGCAGTTACCTATTTAATCACTATTGTGAAAGTTATTTTGATAGTATTCAGAAACACTCTGTTTAGGATATATTTTTTTGAGGGAAATGTTTAGGATATTTAGTTAACCTCAGCGCGTCCTATTATTTGTACTATTTTTCTTTGCTTTAGTGTTGtgttttcatttttccaatttatAATCCTGTACCTGGAGAGCTCTTTAACACCTTAATCTCTCTCTCCTAGATCTTGTCATCTTTGTCAAGTATTCTTGAAGAAGTCTTGCTTTTCTCTGTGCTATCTATGAGGTTATGTTTGGCTGTTTGGTCATTGTCTTTGAGCATTGATCACAAAGGAGTGACTGGTATATCCTTGCAGGTGGGTCTTCCTGGGACAGGTAAGACTCTACTGGCAAAGGCTGTTGCTGGGGAAGCGGAAGTTCCATTTATTAGTTGTTCGGCCAGTGAATTTGTTGAACTGTATGTTGGCATGGGTGCATCGCGAGTGCGAGATCTTTTTGCTCGGGCAAAGAAAGAAGCTCCATCAATCATTTTTATTGATGAGGTTAGACTGATGACCTGCTGTCATGATGGAAGTTGACATCTTATTCTTGGAATCTGACGAGTTCCTACCTTGTTGCTCTGTACAGATAGATGCAGTTGCCAAGAGCCGTGATGGGAAATTTCGAATTGTAAGCAATGACGAGCGAGAGCAGACTTTGAACCAGTTGCTCACGGTAATTCTTCTGCTGATTCTCTAACCGGTTTCTGTAAGTCTCTGCATTATCAGTTGGTTAATTGTTGTCTGCCGTCTTGCAGGAAATGGATGGATTTGACAGCAACTCTGCTGTAATTGTTCTTGGAGCAACTAATCGTGCTGACGTCTTGGACCCCGCTCTTCGTAGACCTGGAAGATTTGACCGAGTGGTTCAGGTCTGTCTTGGCGCTTCTCACCTTGCTGTTTGGTTTTATTCTCAATAAAatataaatcttttaattacaAGTATTCAGCATATCAAAACATATGTACTTCTCAGGTAGAAACACCAGATAGGATAGGGAGAGAATCCATACTAAAAGTGCATGCCTCCAAAAGAGAACTTCCTCTAGCAGATGATGTTAATCTCGGTGATATTGCCACCATGACAACTGGTTTCACagggtatgtttttttttttctctatcTCATCTGTTATTGTGGCTTCTTatcttttcatttttatttacttattttttcTAATGCTGTTTCGTGAACTTTTCAGGGCAGACCTTGCTAATTTAGTAAATGAAGCTGCTTTGATGGCTGGCAGACAAAATAAACTTATTGTGGAGAAAATGGATTTTATTCAAGCAGTGGAGCGGTCAATAGCGGTACAAAGTGCTTCCTCTTAGTTTCTCTATGTCTGTGCAGTACCGGTGTCATGGTCCTGTACTTGTTGGAAAGACCAGTTTGTCAATGGCATTGGAAGAGTTAATATGCACACTATCATAATACTTCATATACGTTTCACAAGGCTCCTCAAGAGCTTTTTTCAGTGCGTTTTTTTTCCACTACGAGCTTTAAAACTGATTTAGATCTCTTGGTGCAGGGAATAGAGAAAAAGACGGCCAAGTTAAAGGGAACCGAGAAGGCTGTTGTTGCACGTCACGAGGCTGGGCATGCTGTGGTTGGGACGGCAATTGCTAATTTACTGCCCGGCCAACCCCGAGTCGAGGTATCAACATCTTCACTTCGTCCCTCTTCATTCTATGGTTTAGGATTGATGAGAAACGCTACCTTTTAATGATATGTTCTTCCCACATATTTACTGATCGGTTCCCTTACTGTGCATACTTTTATTTCTTCCTCGAATGATCAATCTAACTGTGCATACTTTTATTTCTAGTTTCTATTCATGCAAGTTTCTGACTCTCGTGTCTGAGATTCATAAAGATTCAAGCTAGCGTAACTTTGAAATGTTGGAGTAGTGTACCTTAACAATAGCGCAGTAAACTATTTAATCGTATTCCGTATATGCTACTTTTTTGAAGGGAATTCTGTATATGCTACTTTTTTTTGAGGTAACTCTGTATGTGCTAATTAGTCATGGATAACTTAGAGATCATATAAGTCAGAGTAATTGGTTTGTCAAAATGTTTTGCCAGAAAGTAGTTATGACCTGAGTATATTTGTTATTTTGCTACGTATGTTCGACCCAAGTGAGTCGCAATAGCACACTTGGATATAGCGTTAGACCCATATTATTTATGGTAGTTATTGACCATGGAAATTATCGGTAAGTATAGATGTTGTATactaatattagaatcatttagGGCTAGAGAAAGGTATTAATTAGACCTGATATATTCATTGTGTTTCGTTACTATGTTGCTTTGACTCGGGTATGGGTGTCGGATCCTGGTGCGGATCCGAGTGTTGCGTTCTCCAAAATCAAAATTTGAAGACACGGGGACCCTGTCCAAATTTTTGACACGGGTGCGGGGACAAGactaatattttaataaataCAGACGTGTCAGGTCAGGTCGACCCGGGTACTGCCCAGAATCAGCCGTGTCTATTAGTACCGGTTTCGTAGAGAAGTTCCCAGAACACTACAAGTGGCTGGTTCCCTTATTGGTAAGCGTGTTTTGTAGAGAAACTAAGCTCCCAGAATACCATTAGTGCCTTAGTGGTGCAGCTGGTGCCCGTTCCCTATTGGGTACTTTAGGGAGAATCTTGGTATGGGTGGAATTAGGAGTTTTGGACATTCGTAATTGCGACCTAATTGGAGTTATATGAAAATAGAAAACAAGAGAGCTTTCTCACCTATATATATTAGGGCCATTTGGCCAGCCACTGCATAATTTAACAAGAGAGATTTTtcctttttgatttttttgtgagtaATCCTTGAGAAATATTCAAAGCGGAAAACCTGAAGTGTCCCAACAAATTATGAAAAGGGATCCTAAGGTTTGGGTTGGGAAGCAACATTTGGGGCTCAAGATCTCAACGTACCAATGTTTGTAGTTTCCAATTTGGCAAAAGCACAGAGGTCTCCTGTTACTCTATGCCTGTGTCTGAAcacttttgttttctttttgatATGGTTGTTCATTAGAGCTTATGAAGAATCCCTTTGATACCATATTTCTAGCTTTTTTGCTGTTTTTGGTTACCAGAAGCTGAGTATATTACCCAGATCTGGAGGTGCATTGGGCTTTACTTACACCCCTCCCACAAATGAGGACAGATACCTTCTTTTTGTGGATGAGCTTCGAGGACGACTAGTTACACTTCTTGGAGGACGTGCAGCAGAAGAATTTGTTTATGCCGGTCGTGTTTCGACTGGTGCATTTGATGATATAAGGAGAGCAACTGACATGGCGTACAAAGCTATAGCCGAGTATGGCCTCAGTCAAACCATCGGTCCCGTTTCGGTAGCAACCCTTTCCGCCGGTGGAATTGATGACTCTGGGTCTGCACCCTGGGGAAGAGATCAGGTTTGCAGTTTACTGGTTTGCAGTTTGGTGCATTTACCTCTTGTCCTCTTCAAATTATGGAATTTATAGTATGTCAAGTTGTCAACAACTTGCTTAAATTTGCATTAATAGGGGCATCTTGTTGATCTCGTTCAAAGAGAGGTAAAATTGCTCCTGCAATCAGCTCTTGAAGTGGCTTTGTGTGTTGTTCGCGCTAATCCTACTGTTTTGGAAGGACTGGGCGCCCATTTAGAAGGTAATATCTCCATTATATGCTGATatttggtttgtttgtttgtctt
Protein-coding sequences here:
- the LOC141637564 gene encoding ATP-dependent zinc metalloprotease FTSH 9, chloroplastic-like isoform X2, whose amino-acid sequence is MQAIVDRPLIYTRLYSNPYYKPNYHTQSSSISFAKNNLSSSSRLLLYFRQPRVSNFRDFLSLWNRREYRNVRIRANGDSPASSSPENTDPPPRNSPENTPSPPSRREKESKGKGWFNGGGKKWKWQPLIQAQEIGVLLLQLGIVMFVMRLLRPGIPLPGSEPRPATTFVSVPYSEFLHKINSDQVHKVEVDGVHILFKLKNEVESEINGVSSGVEESETTSLLRSVGATKRIVYSTTRPADIKAPYEKMLENRVEFGSPDKRSGGFFNSVLITLFYVAVLVGLLQRFPVNFSQTTGNLRTRKPGSSGGAKVSEVGETVTFADVAGVDEAKEELEEIVEFLRNPDRYIRLGARPPRGVLLVGLPGTGKTLLAKAVAGEAEVPFISCSASEFVELYVGMGASRVRDLFARAKKEAPSIIFIDEIDAVAKSRDGKFRIVSNDEREQTLNQLLTEMDGFDSNSAVIVLGATNRADVLDPALRRPGRFDRVVQVETPDRIGRESILKVHASKRELPLADDVNLGDIATMTTGFTGADLANLVNEAALMAGRQNKLIVEKMDFIQAVERSIAGIEKKTAKLKGTEKAVVARHEAGHAVVGTAIANLLPGQPRVEKLSILPRSGGALGFTYTPPTNEDRYLLFVDELRGRLVTLLGGRAAEEFVYAGRVSTGAFDDIRRATDMAYKAIAEYGLSQTIGPVSVATLSAGGIDDSGSAPWGRDQGHLVDLVQREVKLLLQSALEVALCVVRANPTVLEGLGAHLEENEKVEGEELQKWLKLVVAPAELSLFIQGKQGSFLPLPSLQPLPEQLL
- the LOC141637564 gene encoding ATP-dependent zinc metalloprotease FTSH 9, chloroplastic-like isoform X1, with product MQAIVDRPLIYTRLYSNPYYKPNYHTQSSSISFAKNNLSSSSRLLLYFRQPRVSNFRDFLSLWNRREYRNVRIRANGDSPASSSPENTDPPPRNSPENTPSPPSRREKESKGKGWFNGGGKKWKWQPLIQAQEIGVLLLQLGIVMFVMRLLRPGIPLPGSEPRPATTFVSVPYSEFLHKINSDQVHKVEVDGVHILFKLKNEVESEINGVSSGVEESETTSLLRSVGATKRIVYSTTRPADIKAPYEKMLENRVEFGSPDKRSGGFFNSVLITLFYVAVLVGLLQRFPVNFSQQTTGNLRTRKPGSSGGAKVSEVGETVTFADVAGVDEAKEELEEIVEFLRNPDRYIRLGARPPRGVLLVGLPGTGKTLLAKAVAGEAEVPFISCSASEFVELYVGMGASRVRDLFARAKKEAPSIIFIDEIDAVAKSRDGKFRIVSNDEREQTLNQLLTEMDGFDSNSAVIVLGATNRADVLDPALRRPGRFDRVVQVETPDRIGRESILKVHASKRELPLADDVNLGDIATMTTGFTGADLANLVNEAALMAGRQNKLIVEKMDFIQAVERSIAGIEKKTAKLKGTEKAVVARHEAGHAVVGTAIANLLPGQPRVEKLSILPRSGGALGFTYTPPTNEDRYLLFVDELRGRLVTLLGGRAAEEFVYAGRVSTGAFDDIRRATDMAYKAIAEYGLSQTIGPVSVATLSAGGIDDSGSAPWGRDQGHLVDLVQREVKLLLQSALEVALCVVRANPTVLEGLGAHLEENEKVEGEELQKWLKLVVAPAELSLFIQGKQGSFLPLPSLQPLPEQLL